From the Montipora capricornis isolate CH-2021 chromosome 2, ASM3666992v2, whole genome shotgun sequence genome, one window contains:
- the LOC138019192 gene encoding myosin heavy chain, clone 203-like isoform X2: MSSSAFRERVRKSLSKSVKGNACKFRFTITYEYVDLKCINRWQPTCLSVVWFRSHRSKVSEKPTSKVSIVDEKTGIVSYAANWFPPNSVELVVTLYKDFTGVMFKKKDYMFVIENVTSDARKKLAIFPCNMAEYASMQSEIFDLDMEFKSLSKKISSARLGAKVKCEFIKEGKEDEDDMQSNFSHLSEAEFKTRLSELAECSDEEEDEDEKEHASSNKFADRSKHTWSEFIDEMKTLEYKNMAMLGNPLADTASNEVNHDQNLCNPEESVQQHENNSAKLLERNRERRKVVSALAELKECEEEEELEEKDDEDDPSMNVSSFSSLSSLKHKFQLPFQTSRRSRSKSGTSESSIGSHPAEIEGFPTETSENKVSLWLDDNEQDNGFTQLRVEKLEKEIMDLRASYQKLVTKVTDLENEKADLQSELEQIKLLTKYKKSDYAKERDEFQAEISELQMLVEDLRTQLRKAELELESSREKETISATIELSQIRGWLCKRGVKGPTGRRWRRRWFATDLDGRLYYYQKNNNTMARGFIDLDVIIAVQDQPSSKQDINKSSFNVVTPTRTYELMAHDEEEKLKWINALDYLRHWRNRLSTCNDKY, translated from the exons ATGAGTAGTTCTGCTTTTCGCGAGCGAGTCCGGAAGTCTCTTTCCAAGTCCGTCAAAGGAAATGCTTGTAAATTTCGATTTACGATCACTTACGAATATGTCGATCTTAAATGCATCAATAGATG GCAACCAACTTGTTTGAGTGTCGTGTGGTTCCGAAGTCACCGTTCCAAAGTCTCTGAGAAG CCCACATCAAAGGTATCAATAGTTGATGAAAAGACTGGAATTGTCAGTTATGCTGCCAACTGGTTCCCTCCAAACTCAGTGGAGTTGGTTGTTACTCTTTACAAG GATTTTACAGGGGTAATGTTTAAGAAGAAAGACTACATGTTTGTGATTGAAAAT GTTACTTCAGATGCGAGGAAAAAGCTTGCTATCTTCCCTTGTAACATGGCAGAGTATGCATCCATGCAAAGTGAAAT ATTTGACTTAGATATGGAGTTTAAGTCGCTCTCAAAAAAGATCTCTTCTGCACGGCTTGGAGCTAAAGTCAAGTGTGAGTTCattaaagaaggaaaagagGA TGAAGATGACATGCAAAGCAACTTCAGTCATCTTAGTGAAGCTGAATTCAAAACGAGACTAAGTGAACTCGCAGAATGCAGTGACGAAGAAGAGGATGAGGACGAAAAAGAACACGCCAGCTCTAATAAATTTGCTGACCGCTCTAAACA TACCTGGTCCGAGTTTATTGATGAAATGAAAACGCTAGAGTATAAAAATATGGCCATGCTTGGAAATCCTTTAGCTGATACTGCATCGAACGAAGTTAATCACG ATCAGAATCTCTGTAACCCAGAAGAATCAGTACAGcaacatgaaaacaatagcGCCAAACTCTTGGAGAGAAACAGAGAAAGGCGAAAAGTGGTGAGTGCTTTAGCGGAACTCAAAGAATGCGAGGAAGAAGAAGAGCTGGAGGAGAAGGATGATGAAGACGATCCATCAATGAACGTTTCCTCGTTTTCGTCGCTGAGTTCTTTGAAGCACAAATTTCAGCTGCCATTTCAGACGTCAAGAAGATCAAGG AGCAAATCGGGAACATCAGAATCGTCTATTGGAAGTCATCCAGCAGAAATCGAG GGATTTCCAACAGAGACCAGCGAAAACAAGGTGTCATTGTGGCTCGACGACAATGAACAGGACAATGGCTTTACACAACTGAGAGTCGA AAAATTGGAGAAAGAGATTATGGATCTCAGAGCCTCTTACCAAAAACTTGTCACTAAAGTCACAGACCTAGAAAATGAGAAGGCGGACCTGCAGTCAGAGCTTGAACAGATAAAGCTTCTTACCAAGTACAAGAAGTCGGATTACGCCAAGGAGAGAGACGAGTTCCAAGCCGAAATTTCAGAGCTGCAAATGTTGGTCGAGGATCTGAGAACACAG TTACGCAAAGCTGAACTTGAGCTGGAGAGTAGCAGAGAAAAGGAAACCATTTCGGCAACCATCGAA TTGAGTCAAATCCGTGGCTGGCTATGCAAGAGAGGCGTGAAAGGACCCACGGGCAGACGATGGAGAAGGCGTTGGTTTGCCACTGATCTGGATGGAAGACTCTACTATTACCAGAAAAATAATAACACTATGGCAAGAGG ATTCATTGACCTCGATGTCATCATAGCTGTTCAAGATCAACCGTCTTCCAAGCAAGACATCAACAAGTCGTCGTTCAACGTAGTCACACCCACGCGAACTTACGAGTTGATGGCACACGATGAGGAAGAAAAGTTGAA GTGGATAAATGCCTTGGATTATTTGCGACATTGGAGAAACCGATTGTCAACGTGCAACGATAAATATTAA
- the LOC138019192 gene encoding uncharacterized protein isoform X1, with translation MSSSAFRERVRKSLSKSVKGNACKFRFTITYEYVDLKCINRWQPTCLSVVWFRSHRSKVSEKPTSKVSIVDEKTGIVSYAANWFPPNSVELVVTLYKDFTGVMFKKKDYMFVIENVTSDARKKLAIFPCNMAEYASMQSEIFDLDMEFKSLSKKISSARLGAKVKCEFIKEGKEDEDDMQSNFSHLSEAEFKTRLSELAECSDEEEDEDEKEHASSNKFADRSKHTWSEFIDEMKTLEYKNMAMLGNPLADTASNEVNHDQNLCNPEESVQQHENNSAKLLERNRERRKVVSALAELKECEEEEELEEKDDEDDPSMNVSSFSSLSSLKHKFQLPFQTSRRSRSKSGTSESSIGSHPAEIEGFPTETSENKVSLWLDDNEQDNGFTQLRVEKLEKEIMDLRASYQKLVTKVTDLENEKADLQSELEQIKLLTKYKKSDYAKERDEFQAEISELQMLVEDLRTQLRKAELELESSREKETISATIEDPGKFKLSQIRGWLCKRGVKGPTGRRWRRRWFATDLDGRLYYYQKNNNTMARGFIDLDVIIAVQDQPSSKQDINKSSFNVVTPTRTYELMAHDEEEKLKWINALDYLRHWRNRLSTCNDKY, from the exons ATGAGTAGTTCTGCTTTTCGCGAGCGAGTCCGGAAGTCTCTTTCCAAGTCCGTCAAAGGAAATGCTTGTAAATTTCGATTTACGATCACTTACGAATATGTCGATCTTAAATGCATCAATAGATG GCAACCAACTTGTTTGAGTGTCGTGTGGTTCCGAAGTCACCGTTCCAAAGTCTCTGAGAAG CCCACATCAAAGGTATCAATAGTTGATGAAAAGACTGGAATTGTCAGTTATGCTGCCAACTGGTTCCCTCCAAACTCAGTGGAGTTGGTTGTTACTCTTTACAAG GATTTTACAGGGGTAATGTTTAAGAAGAAAGACTACATGTTTGTGATTGAAAAT GTTACTTCAGATGCGAGGAAAAAGCTTGCTATCTTCCCTTGTAACATGGCAGAGTATGCATCCATGCAAAGTGAAAT ATTTGACTTAGATATGGAGTTTAAGTCGCTCTCAAAAAAGATCTCTTCTGCACGGCTTGGAGCTAAAGTCAAGTGTGAGTTCattaaagaaggaaaagagGA TGAAGATGACATGCAAAGCAACTTCAGTCATCTTAGTGAAGCTGAATTCAAAACGAGACTAAGTGAACTCGCAGAATGCAGTGACGAAGAAGAGGATGAGGACGAAAAAGAACACGCCAGCTCTAATAAATTTGCTGACCGCTCTAAACA TACCTGGTCCGAGTTTATTGATGAAATGAAAACGCTAGAGTATAAAAATATGGCCATGCTTGGAAATCCTTTAGCTGATACTGCATCGAACGAAGTTAATCACG ATCAGAATCTCTGTAACCCAGAAGAATCAGTACAGcaacatgaaaacaatagcGCCAAACTCTTGGAGAGAAACAGAGAAAGGCGAAAAGTGGTGAGTGCTTTAGCGGAACTCAAAGAATGCGAGGAAGAAGAAGAGCTGGAGGAGAAGGATGATGAAGACGATCCATCAATGAACGTTTCCTCGTTTTCGTCGCTGAGTTCTTTGAAGCACAAATTTCAGCTGCCATTTCAGACGTCAAGAAGATCAAGG AGCAAATCGGGAACATCAGAATCGTCTATTGGAAGTCATCCAGCAGAAATCGAG GGATTTCCAACAGAGACCAGCGAAAACAAGGTGTCATTGTGGCTCGACGACAATGAACAGGACAATGGCTTTACACAACTGAGAGTCGA AAAATTGGAGAAAGAGATTATGGATCTCAGAGCCTCTTACCAAAAACTTGTCACTAAAGTCACAGACCTAGAAAATGAGAAGGCGGACCTGCAGTCAGAGCTTGAACAGATAAAGCTTCTTACCAAGTACAAGAAGTCGGATTACGCCAAGGAGAGAGACGAGTTCCAAGCCGAAATTTCAGAGCTGCAAATGTTGGTCGAGGATCTGAGAACACAG TTACGCAAAGCTGAACTTGAGCTGGAGAGTAGCAGAGAAAAGGAAACCATTTCGGCAACCATCGAA GATCCAGGGAAATTCAAG TTGAGTCAAATCCGTGGCTGGCTATGCAAGAGAGGCGTGAAAGGACCCACGGGCAGACGATGGAGAAGGCGTTGGTTTGCCACTGATCTGGATGGAAGACTCTACTATTACCAGAAAAATAATAACACTATGGCAAGAGG ATTCATTGACCTCGATGTCATCATAGCTGTTCAAGATCAACCGTCTTCCAAGCAAGACATCAACAAGTCGTCGTTCAACGTAGTCACACCCACGCGAACTTACGAGTTGATGGCACACGATGAGGAAGAAAAGTTGAA GTGGATAAATGCCTTGGATTATTTGCGACATTGGAGAAACCGATTGTCAACGTGCAACGATAAATATTAA